One window from the genome of Elaeis guineensis isolate ETL-2024a chromosome 5, EG11, whole genome shotgun sequence encodes:
- the LOC105044367 gene encoding E3 ubiquitin-protein ligase RDUF2 — MDTASSYWCYRCSRFVRVWPHDAVVCPHCDGGFLEEVGSPPRFAAFGGDARRRRFPAAARYMVNDDAASAGAARPHHPHADLRFRRHRRTSVGDRSPFNPVIVLRGPVAGGGGDPDRAPAASFEFYYDDGAGSGLRPLPESVSDFLMGSGFERLLEQLSQIDIHGIDGGRACEHPPASKAAIESMPTIEIAAGHVKMETHCAVCKEPFEVGTEAREMPCKHIYHQDCILPWLSLRNSCPVCRHEMPTDVREMGAAETDGDEQAPMGGNTDDLVGLTIWRLPGGGFAIGRFSGGRRAGERELPVVYTEMDGGFTIGGAPRRISWASRGSPSGERRGIGRVFRNFISFLGRFRSSSSASSRSSSDSGSTVSPRNRRSLVFSRSSRRRSSSWAMEDGSIRAITRW, encoded by the coding sequence ATGGATACGGCCTCGTCCTACTGGTGCTACCGCTGCAGCCGCTTCGTCAGGGTCTGGCCTCACGATGCCGTCGTCTGCCCCCACTGCGACGGCGGATTCCTCGAGGAGGTGGGGAGCCCTCCGCGTTTCGCCGCCTTCGGCGGCGATGCTCGCAGGCGACGCTTCCCTGCCGCGGCGAGGTACATGGTGAACGACGATGCCGCGTCTGCCGGCGCCGCGCGCCCCCACCACCCGCATGCCGACCTTCGTTTTCGCCGCCACCGCCGCACCTCCGTGGGCGACCGCTCCCCCTTCAACCCGGTCATCGTCCTCCGCGGCCCGGTCGCCGGTGGTGGCGGGGATCCCGACCGCGCCCCTGCTGCTAGCTTCGAGTTCTACTACGACGATGGGGCGGGATCCGGCCTCCGGCCCTTGCCCGAAAGCGTGTCGGATTTCTTGATGGGCTCGGGCTTCGAGCGGCTCCTGGAGCAGCTCTCCCAAATCGACATCCACGGTATTGATGGCGGCCGGGCGTGCGAGCACCCGCCCGCATCGAAGGCTGCCATCGAGTCGATGCCCACCATTGAGATCGCCGCCGGCCATGTTAAGATGGAGACCCACTGCGCCGTCTGCAAGGAACCATTCGAGGTCGGTACCGAGGCTCGGGAGATGCCCTGCAAACATATATACCATCAAGATTGCATCTTGCCATGGCTTTCGCTCCGGAACTCCTGCCCTGTGTGCCGCCACGAGATGCCCACAGATGTGCGTGAAATGGGTGCGGCGGAGACCGACGGTGATGAACAGGCTCCCATGGGTGGGAACACGGACGATTTGGTCGGCCTCACGATATGGAGGCTGCCGGGGGGTGGGTTTGCAATTGGGAGGTTCTCAGGGGGGAGAAGAGCGGGGGAAAGGGAGCTTCCAGTAGTTTACACAGAGATGGATGGTGGATTCACCATCGGTGGTGCACCTAGAAGGATCTCATGGGCCTCTAGAGGGAGTCCGTCAGGGGAGAGAAGAGGAATTGGTAGGGTATTTCGCAATTTCATCTCATTTTTGGGACGCTTCCGCTCATCTTCTTCCGCTTCTTCAAGATCAAGTTCAGATTCTGGTTCCACTGTTTCACCAAGGAACCGCAGAAGTTTGGTCTTCAGTAGGAGTTCACGAAGGCGCAGCTCTAGCTGGGCAATGGAAGATGGGAGTATTAGAGCAATTACAAGATGGTGA
- the LOC105044368 gene encoding uncharacterized protein → MASAAPLSPLSIASPRQPVAAGTASQRPAFVRLPSPGRRSSSRVVAVSAVGQVSADGNTYLIAGAVAVALLGTAFPILFSRRDICPECDGAGFIRQSGVTLRANAARKDQPQIVCARCNGLGKLGQIDK, encoded by the exons ATGGCTTCTGCGGCCCCTCTCTCACCCCTGTCCATCGCCTCCCCTCGACAACCGGTTGCCGCTGGTACGGCGTCCCAGCGACCGGCGTTCGTGCGACTCCCTTCACCGGGGCGGAGATCGTCTTCCAGGGTGGTGGCGGTTTCGGCAGTGGGGCAGGTGTCGGCGGACGGCAACACGTATTTGATCGCCGGTGCGGTCGCGGTGGCGCTCCTCGGCACCGCTTTCCCCATCCTCTTCTCGCGCAGGGATAT ATGCCCAGAGTGTGATGGAGCAGGATTTATCCGGCAGTCAGGTGTGACATTGAGGGCGAATGCAGCCAGAAAAGACCAACCTCAAATTGTCTGTGCTCGTTGCAACGGGCTTGGAAAATTAGGACAAATAGACAAGTAA